The DNA segment TACAGCATAATAAGTGTAGTTATGCTTAAGACACACTGAAGCGATATTAAATGAACACAACACATGTACAATTGATAAATGAAGTTTCACCGTATACAGATGTATCTCTCAAAACAGTCCATAAGCAAGAATCACTCTTGCAAGTTTATCTGATAGTCTTACACAGGCCGGCAACGCGATCTCGTAAGGGCAGATTTTGCCAACATTGCAACACATTACGTTGCTACTGCATTATTGGCCAATTTTTACTCAAAACGGAGCAAGCCCGAATCATTGATGGCATGGGGAAACGGCTTTATCGGCCACGTTGTTAGTTATTTTCTCTGAGTGGAATAATAtgtcttttcttttttgattcTATCTTGCTTTCGGTTTAGCATTGTGTTGAGTGAGAACATGATACCGctgttcttcttcttcttcacaGAACTCGGCTTTACAGCTGATCTCAAATCAACTTTCGGATCTAAATGGGAAGCGACATAGTTTGCACTTGGAAAACGGCTGGATGATGGCGAAGATTGACTTAACTCGACTGAACTGGACCTTTGGTTCAGCACTTTAGTTTCGGGTCCTGATTGAATGTTTTCAAGGTGATAAGTGGAAGGGTCGTAGAGCTGTTTGCCCAATCTGATGTTGCTGGTCATTGACTCTACGGTATGAGTAGTGAGAAAAGTCACTTCTGAGTCGGCTCTTCTGTGAGCCTTAGCTTTCtttttttcactaattttCAGCGACGGAGATTCAAGAATGTTATCAAGCGAATCATTACTGCACGTGTTGTAGCCTATACTGTCCTGTGAGCTGCCTTGAAGGCCGATCGAATGCGATGAGGTTCTTTTCTCAAAGTGCGACAAGGGCCGGTGCCCACCGATGTGTGCTTCATCTAACTTGTCGAAAGATCTTCCTAAACTGaaaccttcccggtcggcaaCCTGTGTAGATAGGGTTTGTAAGATAGGCACGACAGGAATGAGATTATTGGTGCTCTGGGACTGCGTTGTCATTAGGAGGGAGGGTTtccccttagtccttccatcTGCAGCAGCATTACTTTTCGTTGCTGCCAAATTCTTTTTCACCTGGCCAAAAATACATGCACTCACCATCATGCGAATCAAACTGAAATGGTAACAACTTACAGAATAGCAACAAAAATGGAAAGCCATAGTTAACGCAATGATATAAACGATTGTTAGTGACTATTAGTTGAAAAATCTGATGTGTTTTAATTACAATCAAGAGCAAATAGTGACATGCATGTTAATAGAATTTCTACAGCAGTAGAGTTTGCCTGAATTGACACTAAAGTGGGGCGTGGCACTAAAGTAAAATGAGGCATGACTTTTGCTGTATTTCTGTGGCTCCAAGGGGTATTTTCTCCTTTGCGTGTGTAAGATTTATCCAAATAAAATCTTAATGttcaaaaacttaaattaaagTAGACCACATAAGCTATCATAAATCACGTTGCTACATTCAACAATTTTGGGTAGTGGGTATGACCATAAACTGCACACGGTGACAAGGCTTCAGTTTTGGAGTTACGAATGAAATTGGAGCCACtcctttgttgttgttactcCCAGGTCTGTTCTGAAACGTAAGGGTCCCATCAATGGggtaaattgcaaaatttccaGGACCAAAAGCTAAGACAATGACAGCCTGACATAAAACCAGAGAACTTTGCTGCTCTCGTCCCAGCCTGCTATGCTACAACAGATGAGCCTCAGGTGTAAAAGGTGGGGCCATTACAGAGTAGCCTGGAGGCTCAAGTCTGACCCAAAACTGAAGCCCTACAGCGATGGGAAAAGGGTGAAAAAGCAGAAGATGCCATCGAAAATCGCAGACCTAATCCTACATGCAGGTGTGCCCATTCGGCTGTAGCTGATTTTGGGGACAAAAGTGTCACCTGGCAACACACTGAAATACGAAGTGGCCCCATTTAAAGATAATACTGCTTGCTCTTTAGGGAGATGGGTCTAGAAAAGGCGGCACAAACAAAGCTCGTCTCATATAAATCCAGTCGGCTAATTGGTCAGTGAAAATATGTCAACTCGGTCAAACATTATAAGGTCATCGAACGCATCAATTCTATACAGCAATGCCCAGGAGTGAATTGACCCACAAAATTAGTGTCAACTTGGTTAGTGTCAACTTCTACAGCAGCCTATATAAATGAAATCATGTTCCAAGAAATCAGTTGATAATTAACAATAAGAGTACGTTTGCAAAAAgatttaattatatataaccgcgctaaaattgaaaaaaatgaaaataaaataaacattgcaCATCAACCGTGCTGTGAACAAAAGCTAAAAGCAAACGGGCTTGATTGGCGATGTAAATGTTAACGTTTAACCTGGTGAAATGATGCAAAGCAAAGTCAACTAAattacttcacaatggcaTGCAATGACGATTAATTAAATAATGAAGCATACAAAAGTGCTTTATTTCATGTCAATTTGTAACTTCTACCAAGTCCAACTAGCAAATTGTTGATAAAACTGTTTGTTCGTTTGATGTATTTGTATGACTATGAATGCATTGACAACTTGTGTTTTCTACAAACTTCTttttaatcatgaaaatattaaaacttttattgctttgtaTAGTTATAAGATTTTCGTGTATCTTGtttaagaaaaagtgaaaagcaCGAATCGTGTTATCTGAAATTCGAGAGCAATATTGCTTAATGAAGACCAAGGTTCAGCATCGAACAAAAGTAGTAGAAAAGTGAATCAACAACAATACCGGTGAGAAAATTATGCTTAGGCCCTTTCTACAATCTACATCAACAGCTCTGTGTACTACATGCAACGCTTTGCAACACACCACATGTGGACTACCTAATGTCATGCAAATACACCTTTCTATTGTGTTACGTGTTTCTGGAAATGTTAGAAACAACCGTTAGTTTCTCACAAGTCACAAAACAGACTACCTGCATTCGGTCACCATTGCAACTTTGAGCGCAATTTATCTCTGAATGAGCTCGATTTCTTGACCTGTTTGAGGCATAAAAATAGAGAAGAAAAATTGTCATAATGCCAAAAACATTAACCATTTACAGACATGGGATGCAAACAGCCTTACCTAATCTAATATTGCTAATTAGACCAACTGAATAAACAACTACATATTAATGTACTTTGTGTGATTGCAACCGACTCTATTGGTGGAACATGTCTGGTATGTGCCGTTACCATGTATCACATTAATTCATTTTACTCAAAATGTAAGTTAGGTAAGGTTACGCGCTATGCTATGCGCTTTAAGGTTATGCGCTAAACGGACAATTTTCCTTCGCTTGTAAGAATCATAAATTGACACGAATCAATTCTCCGTTTGACTGAAGTATCAAGATTTGTTATCAAGGTTTATTTAGCGATGAAGTCTATGAAGTTTGCATGACAAACAAGAAAACGCGAGTGCCTTTGATCAAATGACGATGCAGAGAGAAATACCAACCATTCTTATTAAGGCACGCAACTGAATGAGGTGTATGGTTAAACACTATCATGACGACGACGGCCATGGTTGCTATGAGAAAGTGAAAGTCAGGATTTATTAAGTAAGCACGTggctttttaaatatttgccaTATTActcacaaatatttttaaaagcaaaataaatgatCCGACTCCCATGcaaactgaaaataaagcaCAAAACGTCTCGTCGACGTAACATTCCAAACAAGATCACGTGCCCGCATATACCTGGTTCGTCTTGCCCAAATGTCTGTTGGCTTTGATTGCAGTGTTAAACGCGTCAATCCATGACGTCATATCATCTGGGCTATCGGcctaacaaaaacaagttaagTAGATTATATAACGTCAAAAATAAGCATTAAAGTGTTGACATACTTTGTATGATCATTCTTCATCGAACCTATAAAATCAACTTCGGTGTAAGTTTATTACACCAGGTTTTAAATCATGACAAATCATGGaatcaaaacaatttacaaaactaTTTCCCGCCACAACACTCGGTCTGTTAACAATAGCACAAGTGACCTTTTCACGTTTAATTCACTGAATAAGTTGATTACGATGTATTATTAATACAAAACCCGGATGGTCAGCGATTACGTCATGGAAGCACACAAATGTAACTACGTACATAATCACTGGGCCCAACCGCTCAACTTCCTGTTGTAATTATTAAATGAACGGAATGGATTAACAGTCAATCAGGGCAAACAAAGACCTAGACCgcgttataattataattaactcCAACCCAACTTTAACTCATGGGCTTTTGGCCTGCACTATGCAAACCCATATCCCTCCTTACAAgctacaaaacaaacaacaaatcgAAACTTTAAAATGAGCAAAGTGAACTTACAACACACACAGGATAACCCCCAGCCCCTGAACCATAAAGGCACGTCATAAAATGCTACCTGCATGTAATAGATCTTGTCTGTGGTGGCAATAAGTAACAGATTGTCCCGTAGTTTTGACGCTTCTCCGTCGTCTGCTCTGGCCGTTAAAATTTCACTTATCGGGATGGTTCGGAGTGGTTCTTTGTCCTGTAAGCAATGGGCAAAGTGATGCTATGCACAGAGGTCACATACACAAATGTTACAACGGAATGGACTGTTTTTGTGCAGTCAAAGACTATGGAGTGAACCAATCATAAATAGGAAACGCTTTCGTACAGTAAGTAGAATAACTCATCAAAACACAAGACATACTTGttatgcatatatatatacatatatggTTATATATGCATGTATGTGAAATACGTGTTCAAAAGAAAACCAACCCAACATACATGTTCAGATTTGTAGTAGGTAAAACCGTCATTTTTTAGAATGAAATATCTTCTTTTCCAGTTTTTTCGCTGcacggaaaatttttaaaaattattaaaaattgacGCTATAGAACACTACACGAAAATGGATTCTTCTAATTTGTACTGGCTTACAGGGTGTGCATAATACTGTGTGTGCTGTATATACACCAAACACACTTAGCAATAAATGGGGATAAAGTCACATAGCATACAAGAATGAGATAAGACCAACGACGAAAAAACTTTCATCAATTTGTAACAAGagttaaatttattgtcaCTTGTAACTCACAACATGTCCTTGCTTTACAGCCCACCCGCGTTTAACAACGTCCGTATCGTCAATTACACCCATGGAAGCCATCTGCAACGATACGTTGTCGACCTGTTGATAAGGGAACATGTCGGAGCCGGTTGAGTTGAAGGACGGAGAGACTGGTATTTCTTCCAACTCCTGCTCAAATAGTGATGTAATAATACCCATTGATATCGTCTATGATATCATCAATATTGCATTGTGATGATATATTAAGAACTCAAAGTAGAAACATGACTGTAACATATGAAATGCAACTTTTAACAGGAGTTTACTTGGCACTGACTGAATTGCATTATCGTTTCAATGACCTGGGCCGTTAGACGTCACAATGCTTTCAGTTGCAGTGACTCACTGCATGTGGTGTAATATTGTCACTAAAACTGCACGACTAAAAGTAACTTATATCGAATATCAATATACATTGGAACGATGCGACAAAAGTTTGGAACCATCCTCATACCTTTGGTTCGttcagttttctttttataacgACGTTTCCGATAATTTCAGTACGGTATGTAGCTGTTTCACCAACATCAACGATGCCTTCGCCAGAAAAACTTGAGCTATCCTGAATATCAGCACATTCAGATTCTTCAATGGCCGGTACTTGGGGATGAATGGCCTCGGGTGGAACCTGAACAGAGTTACGATGGAAAACCATTTTTGCATTCAGAAATTATGTTATGTGATATAAATTTTCTTGCACTTAGAAACGATCACTGTGGGCTGTGACAAGCGTTCATTGCAGcattaaactaaaaaaattacatttttcactttgtggtataaatatgtatatatatatttccATATTAAAGAAGCTAGTAGTGAAGATGCACGCAGGATAGTTAGAAAATGAGGCAATTAAGAGATGCAGGGCATCGTAAATGCAATTGACATTTTAGTTCGGACAACTGATGGTAAATAAGAATAAGCAACAAAGAGATTTCACCGTAATCTTTCCTGCATCGTTCAAGATTTTAATCCATTCATTCATTTCATCATCATTTCTAGCTTGCATGTAATAAGGTCGGAATGGAGTGTTGATCACTAAAcaacacaatttttaaaacctttgaCCTGGAACTGCCATCAGTTGAGTTGGGATGAAATACTAACCAAAACAATAGTTCTTCTTCATTCGTCTTGCTTCATCTACAATAGTGATGTAATCTAGGTTGAGCATGCCACAGGGTTGGCTGGAGTCAGTCATATTCTGAAAATTTCAAGCACAATTTTGTCgcgataaaataaaaacaaacatagtatatagtatatactcAGGATTGATAAAGTTTAGTTAAGAATTTAGTTGTTAACAAGAGGGattaaaaacttaactaaaaactttgtacACCTGATGATAACAGAGCACCAAGAAAACCATAGCtatatgtttatgttttcTATCGCATATGCACTTTTTCCTTCTGCTGCAGTCAGAGAGTCTGTTGAATTGTGGTGAGCGGCAATGTTCTTTGCATcagacgtgcgcactgtggtcattattatgcgtttattttattttcaattcaggttggatgtTTTTCTTgagcgcagcacagattttctgtgtgTGGAGAcagtgtcagcagtgcgcatttgcacACGCGCCCAGTTTAGAGGGAACAGTGCTTGTTactgtgtttattttttcatatgATTGAAGTAGAGCGATAAAGAGTGAAGGTGAGCGATAAAGTAGCAGCGAAACTTTTAATAACTTCAATGACAGCTTCTCAAATAACGATGGAAACATGGAAATAATGTAACATTTTGTAGTGCTTATTGTAACCATTTGGTACGTATGTTGCAGTTCAAACCTGAGATCACTATCAATGTTATATGTACAATGGAATAAGTATTGTTAAGCTGACTCTAATGTATGCACAGAAAGGCAGTTTACTTGATAACTGAAAAAACCATATTccctaaaaaatttttatggtgcGCTGTGTAAAAGATTTGcataaacaaaagttttgcatTAATGTATAAATTTACATATTATATGAGGGGTGGATGAAAAGTAATGGGCTTCAAAACGAACTCAAAAACTATGCACAGCCTTGGGTGCTTTTAGTTTTCTCCCTCGCAATCTCCCTCAAGCAAAGCACGTACTTGCCCTAGCAATGCTGGAATTACTTTATTCTGCTCAAAACACTTTTAGGACCGAAGCAAGTAACCCAGAGAGGAAGGTTGAAAGGTTATGTACATATGTTGCAAACACAAGCATTCAAACCTGTGTGCGTTGATCAGTTTCTTTTCGGGTTTATCACTTTTCATACACCAGTGACAGTAGCGCTATTCCAATGCTTTTCCTTATGTTTATATATGATACCATACTGGTCATATAACGTCACAATAGTGAGTCTAAAATGCCAGACATACAATAGAgcaagtatatatatatggcatATGTCTTTTGCCATTGGTCACTCAAACCAAATGTCGAAGTAATTGCCCAGGTCAAAATACAAATACTGTAACTCAGTTGTTTTTTCATGAATACTCTATCAGCAATTGCACATGTAACAGTTAATATGTTGAACAATCCAACATctaatatattattattatttcaaaaacataacTCACTGTTGGTTTGTCGGTGAACCACTCCAGCAAACCCTTGCTTTTATCTAAGATGAAATAAcgtctttgaaattttttgcgCCTATCTTCCTCATCGATGGCCAAATATCCACAAGTTCGATTTTCGCTGTCAGTAGAAGGCATTGTGTAATTTCCGAAGCAGAACCAATGAGTTCTGCACTAACGACTATATTTGTCTAAAAATTGTTTCTCTGATGAGTCTTGTGATACCAGTAAAACCAGCAAAATGGTTTCTTCTTCAGATGTACTACATCGCATTGTGAGATCGGCAATAAAGAGTATCAGACGCTCTTTAGAAAATGCTGGAGGGTGGAACTTCAAACTCAATAACCAGTTGTTTTGTGAGCAGTGGATTACTTTCTTTACCTTATAAACCTTAATCATGTTCACAAAAAGAGTATTAATAGACACTTGTATTCGCTTGCAGCTTGCCAAGAGCTTGCCAAGCATGCAAGTGTGTTTAATAGTTACAATTGCTTACTGATTTGAACAGAAAAAAGGAGTCAAACTTAGTCAAGATAATGCAGGCTACTTACAACTAAGACCTCTGTTATCACTTGAAAACATACATCAACTGCACTCTTTACATCCATGTAGCACATAAATTTTAACTCATACTCGATTCTAAAACACAACATCCACAGGGGAAAGTGCAGTATTATACATATGAAGTTCGAAGAATTGTTAACATGAATCCACAGTTGCAATGCACACGAttattaacaaacaaacaaagtttgtCCACCATTTTCCAGCCTTCGTTGATGATAAACGAAGGGTTTTGAGCGTTGTGTGCCAAATTTTTAACCAACGCACACACAATTTCTTGCCAATAATATTATACAATTATACTTTTAAGTCTGCCTTATAACTCCAAGTGCCATAAATTTAatgtataataattatattaatgtattatattaattataaatattatatgcataataatttaatgtttataatttaatttaatgtaTACAAAATCACATTGTTATATGCATATATACCAAAAAATTGCATTGCTTAAGGATGGGGGGTGAATTTTTACaatgcttaaaaataaattttacttttcatcGTAAAACGTAAAGAGAAAAATTAGGGTTTGTAAGGCCATGGCCCAGATTGGAAGGTACTGTCATTTTTCGATGAGGAATTGTGCACGCCGAAACACCAATTTTGACATGATGGTGTGTGCTTAATCCTTCCTTCTATGCTTTCGTGTGGAAACGTTATACCTAATTTGCCTTGTTCATGATAAGATAAACATGAAAGTGTTCATGTGTGCGTACAAGAATGGCAAGaatgccacactttccactgtgGTTTGTATTATATTTTCCTAGGCAAATTTAACgtaaatttataattaacaAAGACTCAATTATTCAGAACTGGCTTTAAATGGTTTAGGTTTTGACATAATACGGCAGGATATACTCTGCTATGAGCTGTACCTATACATTTTACAACAATATCCACAACAAATAACCGTATATGGTGCATTACCGACCGAAAAGTAGACTATATCAAGTCTGCAAGTGGTCAATGGCATAGCCCTCCCACAGCGAGTATTTCATGGCAACTTCACACCTAAGATAAATTTAAAGTAAACTTGACTTTGTTATGCACATAGCCGTCTAATAGTCTAAACAGACCTTCGCACAATAGCTTATTTGAATTGTATATAAGTTGATATAACCATATCTGGccatttttcatttgtggAACCAACCAAGCACAACATTTCTTCGCTGTAGCGACTTGTTTACCACTATCACTCTAAGAAGGAagaaacaaatgcaaagtctATGCAGCTTATTATATATATTCAACCATGAGCAGTTGTTCCGAGGTGTAAATCGGTCAAAATTCTTGAACATTATTAAGTTGCATACGAGTACACAACGCATTGCATGAAACACTTATATAGTAAAACGTATTCGTAGCAGAGAAAAGGTCACTTGCAAAACTGTGAAAATGTTTAGAATCATCGAAGTGTAACGAATGAGCAAAGGTGGCTTCATCTAGTCATATAACGATTGGGCAAATTTCGAtcacaaacaatgaaaatttttaaagcttaCAGATAAATCGATTGAAAAAATCGGGCCTAATgcaaaagtgcacaaccacaggatgacTTTGCTTACTAgacccagctactcaaattgtggcgtcatctggttgtgcacttttgcACTAGACCTGATATATCTATATAGTTGAAAGTGTTAGCTTAGAAATGCACTGGAAAAAGATTGAACAGGTGCACACTTGGCTAACCGTTGCACACTAACACAACTGAATTATCGCAGCTGTACA comes from the Clavelina lepadiformis chromosome 5, kaClaLepa1.1, whole genome shotgun sequence genome and includes:
- the LOC143459690 gene encoding pleckstrin homology domain-containing family A member 1-like isoform X1 encodes the protein MPSTDSENRTCGYLAIDEEDRRKKFQRRYFILDKSKGLLEWFTDKPTNMTDSSQPCGMLNLDYITIVDEARRMKKNYCFVINTPFRPYYMQARNDDEMNEWIKILNDAGKITVPPEAIHPQVPAIEESECADIQDSSSFSGEGIVDVGETATYRTEIIGNVVIKRKLNEPKELEEIPVSPSFNSTGSDMFPYQQVDNVSLQMASMGVIDDTDVVKRGWAVKQGHVRKNWKRRYFILKNDGFTYYKSEHDKEPLRTIPISEILTARADDGEASKLRDNLLLIATTDKIYYMQADSPDDMTSWIDAFNTAIKANRHLGKTNQVKKNLAATKSNAAADGRTKGKPSLLMTTQSQSTNNLIPVVPILQTLSTQVADREGFSLGRSFDKLDEAHIGGHRPLSHFEKRTSSHSIGLQGSSQDSIGYNTCSNDSLDNILESPSLKISEKKKAKAHRRADSEVTFLTTHTVESMTSNIRLGKQLYDPSTYHLENIQSGPETKVLNQRSSSVELSQSSPSSSRFPSANYVASHLDPKVDLRSAVKPSSVKKKKNSGIMFSLNTMLNRKQDRIKKEKTYYSTQRK
- the LOC143459690 gene encoding pleckstrin homology domain-containing family A member 1-like isoform X2 — protein: MPSTDSENRTCGYLAIDEEDRRKKFQRRYFILDKSKGLLEWFTDKPTNMTDSSQPCGMLNLDYITIVDEARRMKKNYCFVINTPFRPYYMQARNDDEMNEWIKILNDAGKITVPPEAIHPQVPAIEESECADIQDSSSFSGEGIVDVGETATYRTEIIGNVVIKRKLNEPKELEEIPVSPSFNSTGSDMFPYQQVDNVSLQMASMGVIDDTDVVKRGWAVKQGHVRKNWKRRYFILKNDGFTYYKSEHDKEPLRTIPISEILTARADDGEASKLRDNLLLIATTDKIYYMQADSPDDMTSWIDAFNTAIKANRHLGKTNQVADREGFSLGRSFDKLDEAHIGGHRPLSHFEKRTSSHSIGLQGSSQDSIGYNTCSNDSLDNILESPSLKISEKKKAKAHRRADSEVTFLTTHTVESMTSNIRLGKQLYDPSTYHLENIQSGPETKVLNQRSSSVELSQSSPSSSRFPSANYVASHLDPKVDLRSAVKPSSVKKKKNSGIMFSLNTMLNRKQDRIKKEKTYYSTQRK